Within Lagopus muta isolate bLagMut1 chromosome 1, bLagMut1 primary, whole genome shotgun sequence, the genomic segment ACTGTAGGGTCTCACACAGCCATTAAAGCCAAGTCCTCCCCCATCCCCTCATGGCTTCCATTCCCTGCGTGCATCCACTGGGAATGGAATGggtgctgtgtttgtgtgggTCCACAGCCCTGGGAAGTCACTGAGCGCTGTGACAGCCGTGAGCCTTCCTGGGGCGCAGCAGGTTGAGCGCTGCCTTCTGGATCCGCCTGGTCCTCATGCTGTAGATGATGGGGTTCAGCACGGCGGGGAGGGTGAGGTAGAGGTCGGCCAGCAGGACCTGTGCACGCACAGACACAGCCTGGCCGAAGTGCTGCACGTAGATGGAGAGCAGGCCGGGGATGTAGTACAGCATCATCACACAGATGTGGCACCCGCAGGTGCTGAAGGCCCTCCTGCACGATTCCTTGCCCAGGACGGCTTTCAGGATCATCAGGTAGGACGCAGCAATGAAAGCTGTGTCCGTCCCTACTATGAGAGAGGACATAGATATGCTGTACAGCCTGCTGGGGTTGGGGTCTGCGCAGGCAAGACCGGTGACAGCCATGTGCTCGCAGTATGAATGGGGAACCACGAGGGAACGGCAGTAGGGGAGGTTTGTCACCATCCCTGTCAACGGCACCATGAGAAGCAGTGCTCTCACCACGATGGCCAGGCATATCCGGGCAACTGTTTGTCGATTCAGGATCATTCTGTACCTGAGGGGGTGACAAATGGCGACGTAGCGGTCAAAAGCCATGGCCAGGAGCACTCCTGACTCCTCTGATGTGGCGGAGTGAACAAAGAACATCTGAGCAAAGCAGGCGGTGTAACCGATCTGGTTGGAATGGAACCAGAAGATGCCCAGCAGCTTGGGGACGATGGACGTCACCATCACCACGTCGATGGCGGCCAGCATGGCCAGGAAGCAGTGCATGGGGTCCCGCAGGGACCTGTCCAGTGCAATGACCAGCAGGACTGTGCTATTTCCTAGCAGGGCGAGGATGTACGCTGAGCAGAAAAGGATGCCCAGGCAGATGGGGAAAGCTTCCAGGGTGGGGACACCCACAAGGACAaaggaggaggagctgctgttGGGGAGGCTGAAGGGGCCAGGAGCCATGCGGGAGGATCTTGCTTCTGTGCTTAAGAATGTGAAAAAGACCCCAGAGTGGGACCCATGGGATGTGCAGAACTGAGGGCGCGAAGCTGAGGGCAACGCACTGATGCACGTGCCAGATAGGGAACCCCAACTGCTACTGCTGTGTGTGAGATGGGATCTCTGTGATGGaacaggagaagggagaagggaacGGAGCAAAATTGCTGATGAAATGGGGCTGTTGGATGGCAAGAACTTCAGATGCTCTTCAAGTTTCAGACTGTGCCACCGGCGCTCAGCAGCAGTCTCCTTCAGTCCATTGCTCGTGGAGACGTTTCTTTGTTGGCTGCTCACCACCGCCCAGCTGAGACCTTGGAGTCAGCAGCGGGAGGAGGGGATGCTCAGCACTCAGCTTCCCTCGGGCTCTGCTCCTGAGTGCTCCTGGCTCCCTGCACCGTGCACTACACAGAGCTCCTCCAAACGTGCAAGGCGAGATCTGATGTCAGGAGGTGCCTGGGACATTCAGCACAGCCGTGACAATGCCATTCCCCACTCCGTCTTCATTCTCTCAGTCACTCACGTGTGGAGCCTGCACAATTAGGTGTTCTGTTGTCAGGATAAGCTTGAAGGAAATACAAACCCTGCAGCGGAGCCAGGGATGCTGTGGGTACCCAGGCTGCTGTCACCAGGGAAGGGGTAGAGGGGTAACAACCCGCAGGTCTGGGCTCCGAGTGCAGAGAAGAGCTCAGCGGCggagcacagagagcagctccctccctgcctcctcccCTCCGCGCAGGGCTGTGTCCTGGGCTGAGCAGGCAGCAATCAGACACGAAGCACTCGCGGACACCAACCTCTGGCCTGACGCGCGTCTGGACCCGGCGCTGGCTCCCCAGGTGCAGCCATCCCAGCAAACAGATGCGCTGCCAGAAGCTCTCTTCCACAGCCGGTGCCTGCGATGGGtatctgggcagcactgcagagcccgACCCGTGGGGCTCCTCGGCCCGGCTGGGGGAAAGCAGCACGGCGGAGCTGTGCAGCCCAAGCAGAGGCTGTGAGCCGGCGGGGCTGGAAGGCAGAGCGGCGCGTCTGCACggctgctttctgtgctctgcaaagCCCCTGAGAGCCCCCGGGTGAGGCTGGGCTCTGCGCTGCCAGGAGGAGGGGATGTTCAGGGCTGCTTCAGCTCCTGTCCTTGGCTCTCTCTCGCAGTGCTGGGCcgctgggtgctggggggcaCGGTGTTCCCCAGCGCCTGCCTGGGGCTCTTGAGACCAACGCACCGAGAGGAAATGAAGAACTCTTTGATGGTGAGAGAGCAAGGCGGGTTGGAAGCTCCACGTTTCCGTTCTTCTGCCCACTCGGAACCACAACAGCCgtctcctctgcctgctgggctcCCCAGAAGAGTCAGTGCCAGAAGAGGTGGGATCTCATCAGCCCTGAGCCCTGGCAGCGCCATGCAGTGTGCGGGGGGACGATGCCCGCGGGTCCTACGTACACAAACCTCCAGCACGAGGCCTTCATGGGTTGTGAACGGGCTGCCCAGCCATTATCCCTCATACTGGGGAGATCGTGGCGGCCTGGTGAAGTTCCAGCCTTGTCTtatccaaccttaataattctgtgGCTCTGCTCCATTCAGCCTTACTCCTATTTCCAGCACCAATAGCAGACCTGTAGGGAAGGAGGCAGGAGCTGAGTCCTGTCATACTTCCCTTGAGTGCTTGTCCATCTTCCAATAATTTGAAGCTCGGGGATTTCCTAGTCTGGATGTGCTTTCTCCCTTCTTAATAACCGCATCCCCAAATCCATCTGGGCCGGTTTTTGGAGCAAGTTTCATCATTTACTCTGTCAATCAAGGAGTTTCACAAATTAATGCCACTTTCAGGGAAAACAGATGCACAGAAGGTGAAATTAGGCTGAATGGGAAGAGATAGACATTTCTCAGGCACTGCTTTCCCCATTGTACCTAAGGGACAGATTTTATCTCCCTGGTTCCAGACATTTGACTTTCCTGACCTCTACATAATCTCTGCCAAGCTTCGAGCCCTGCACATGACACAAGCCAACAGGCACGTCAGTCTGTTTCCAGTCATTGCTTTTTGCAGTGTAATGCCAGTTCCATGAAGCCAATACTGTGTGAGCTCTGCCAAGGCGATGCTGGCCATAAGAGCTCATTGCAGAGAGGCTCTTCTTGCAGTGCAGTCAGACCTCGGCCATTGATGCAGGGATGCAGAGCCATTGATGGCATGAGCCAGCTTGGCAGGGAAGAAAAGTGCCTCCTGCCAGAACTGCTGATCTGGAGAGGGCAAACACAGCCGAGATCCTACAAACACATCCGAGATCCTACAAACACAGCCGAGATCCTTTTTTGCTGGTAAAAGCACACGCTTTTCCATCCTCTCACTCAGAGGTAACCTGCAAACCCatgtgctgctctgggcagtGTTACTCGTTACTCACCCTGTATTGCTAAGCCATCCAGATTATTAAAAGATGCTCTTCAAGGAGCCTCAGACTCAGCTTTTCCTGGGACGTGGTGCCTTGGTTTGCCCTTTTCTGGTATATTTGTGGTCCCATGCCCTTGGCATGATCTGATGTACAGCAGCCCCCTCTGGGAGCTCTCCCCACTGCAGTTTCACCCCTCTTACAGCTGCCTTATGCTCCATGCTCCCTCCTGTCTATTTGCCCACAGCCTCACGCAGTGCCTCAGGGCCCAGGCCATGGGACAGCACTGTGGGGccgtgccccagccctgctcagagcTACACACACAGAGGAGCTGCCCCCCAGGccctcagccccagcccagccttgcATGGAGCCTTTCTGTTCCACCAGCAGAGCCCAAGGacggctgcagctgcagcccatttGGAAACGCCACAGCAGGGAGATACTGCAGTAATTTTGGTGATTTTTGAGCTGTGCATCAACAGCAACGATGGGAGCAGCGCTTTGAGACTTCAGGTGGAGCAGCACTTCGGGTCCTGTCAACACGCTTCAGAGCATTTTCTGTGCAATTCATCGGCTCAAAAAGCTGATAGGGTTATGCTTCGTGCAGTTTGTCAGTTCGGCAATGTGAAAAGTGACAAGTTTTGATCATTGCAGTAGTCAAAATCCTGCAGATTTTCTAGAAATGAGGAGCACTTCCAGCCAGCTTTCCCTGGCTTGCTGTACTCCATTAGATCTGTTGCAAATggattgcatttgtttttcagtgccCCCAGAGAATGAGGTGCTCAGCGCTGAGCAAAGCACCGCAGGAGCTGCCGCGTTTGGCTGCTTGCAGATTGGCCTCGTGGGAAGTGAACAGACCCACAGATCCTAGGATGTGAAGTTGAGATTTCAGCTCTCTCCTCACCCGTTTTTTTATAGacctgcttctctgctgctgagcagtgatcATTGCATTACACAGATCTGATGGATTTCACTTCCATGCAGTTCTCATACATGGTCCATATATCAGCCATGCAATCGGAGTCCGTGTAAAACACACAGCTGACTACTTCTGCAACCAACCAACAGCCACCCAGCATTCCTCATCAGCAAGAGCCAAAGATCTCTTGAATTTTGATTTTGGGAGCCCCAGGGTAACCACCCAGCCCCATCACATCCCCAGTATAAGAGCAACTCATCTCCAATAGATTGATGCACAAGCATACAACAATAATTCACCGTGGAGAcaccttcctttctgcagagcgcctctttcagaacattttc encodes:
- the LOC125695809 gene encoding olfactory receptor 52I2-like, whose protein sequence is MAPGPFSLPNSSSSSFVLVGVPTLEAFPICLGILFCSAYILALLGNSTVLLVIALDRSLRDPMHCFLAMLAAIDVVMVTSIVPKLLGIFWFHSNQIGYTACFAQMFFVHSATSEESGVLLAMAFDRYVAICHPLRYRMILNRQTVARICLAIVVRALLLMVPLTGMVTNLPYCRSLVVPHSYCEHMAVTGLACADPNPSRLYSISMSSLIVGTDTAFIAASYLMILKAVLGKESCRRAFSTCGCHICVMMLYYIPGLLSIYVQHFGQAVSVRAQVLLADLYLTLPAVLNPIIYSMRTRRIQKAALNLLRPRKAHGCHSAQ